GTCCCGGCTGCCCTCGCGCACCCGCAGCACCCGGCGCAAGTCGCTCCCGTCCGCGTTCATCACGTAGCCGTCCAGGTTGCGCAGGTCGGCGCTCTCGTTGGTGTTGAGCGTGACCTGCGTGCCGTCGGGGCTCCAGGCGACCGCCTGGGTGGTGTTGGGCTGCCGGGTCAGGGCCGTCCAGGCGTCCTCGCCCTCCCGGGTCAGGTCGTAGACGTGCACGTTCATCTGCCCGCCCCGCGTGCTGTTCACGAGGAGGCGCCGCCCGTCCGGGTGGGCGTCCACCGCGTAGTCCATGCTCCCCGGGGCGTGGTGGAGGGGCCGGACCTCGCCGGGCGCCACCGTCACCTCGAAGAGGGCCTGCCGCTCGTCGCCGTCGTGGTCCCGGCTGAAGAGGATGCGTGTGTCGTCGTGCGACCACACGAAGCCTGCCCGGATGTCCTTGGGCGCCTCCCCGTTCGTCACCTGGCGCCGCTCGCGGGTGCGGAGGTTCAGGACGTACAGCTCGAAGCGTCCGGTCCAGTCGGCGTAAAAGGCCACCTCCTCCCCGCCGTGCGAGACACTCAGGGCCGCGACGGTGGGGAGGGCGGTCAGGGCCTCCAGCGGGATGCGTTCGGGCATACGGCAGTGTAAGAGGTCGGGTGATCGCTGACGGCTGAAAGCTGACCGCTTCCCCTCACCTCGACCAGTTCGGCGCCGCCGGGGGAGGCGTGATCGCCGCGTACGTCTCCGTCGCGTACCGGTCCGTCATCCCGGCAATGAAGTCGCACACGGCGCGGGGCAGGCCGTCCTCCTCTGCCCGGGCGCGGGCCTGGGGCGGCAGCATGGAGGGCCGGGCCAGGAATGCGGTGAAGAGTGTGGTCAGCACGCGGGTCGCCTGCTCGACCTGCATTTCCACCCGCCAGTGGCGGTACAGGTGCTCGCGCAGGAAGACGCCCGTCTCGCGCAACAGGGCGCGCATGGGGTCGCTGTAGGTGATCAGCCGCCCGCCGTCCGGGCCAGTGTGGGCGCGGGCGTCCTCGGCGCTCCCGACGCCGCTCGCGCTGATGGCAACCTCGCTCGCCCCCGTCAGGTCCGTGATCAACCAGCCCAGCAGTTCGCGGTGGAGGGTGCGGCGGTCGCGCTCGGTCAGGTCCGGGGAAGTCGTGGGCACCCGCGCCAGGAGGTCCCGCCACAGCGGCAGTTCGGCGAGTTGCCCCGGCGTAATGAGCCCGCTGCGCAGCCCGTCGTCGAGGTCGTGCGCGGTGTAGGCCAGCGCGTCGGCGGCGTCCACGAGCTGCGCCTCCAGGCTCGGCGGCCCCTGTCCGGCGCGGTCGTGCTTGTTCAACCCGTCGAGGGTGTCGAGCGTCAGGTTCAGCCCCGGGAAGTCCGGGTAACGGTCCTCCAGCCGGGTCACGATGCGCCGCGCCTGGGAGTTGTGGTCGAACTCCTCCCCGTGCTCCGCCATCAGCGCGTGCAACACCCGCTCCCCCGCGTGTCCGAAAGGGGGGTGACCGAGGTCGTGCGCGAGGGCCACCGTCTCGGCGAGCGTCTCGTTGAGCCCCAGCGTCAGGGCCACCGAGCGGGCGACCTGCTGCACCTCCAGCGTGTGCGTCAGGCGGGTGCGGTAGTGGTCGCCCCGCGCGTTGAGGAACACCTGCGTCTTCGCCTCCAGCCGCCGAAAGGCCGTCGTGTGCAGGATGCGGTCGCGGTCCTTCTGGAAGGCGGTGCGGGTCGCGCTTTCCGGCTCCGGGTACTCCCGTCCGCGGGACCGGGCGCTCAGGGTGGCGTAGGGCGCGAGCGTCCGGGCCTCGCGCTCCTCCAGGTCGGCGCGGGTGAGCATGGGGGGATTGTGGCAGATGGGGGGAGGTCGAGGGCGGATGACGAAAGATTCTTTAGCCTTCCACCTTCCGCTTTCCGCCCGCCGCATCCTCTACAGTTCCCCCATGAGCGACGCAGCCACGGGCAACGACACCCAGGTCATCTACGACGGCCACATCGTGCGGCTGGAGGTGCAGGACGGCAAGTGGGAGATCGTGCGCCACGCCGACGCGGTGGCGATCCTGGCGCTGAACGACGCGGGCGAGATGCTGTTCGTGCGGCAGCGGCGGCGGGCGGTAGACGCCTTCACCCTGGAGGCCCCCGCCGGGCTGATCGACGACGGCGAGAGCCCCGAG
This region of Deinococcus aestuarii genomic DNA includes:
- a CDS encoding deoxyguanosinetriphosphate triphosphohydrolase yields the protein MLTRADLEEREARTLAPYATLSARSRGREYPEPESATRTAFQKDRDRILHTTAFRRLEAKTQVFLNARGDHYRTRLTHTLEVQQVARSVALTLGLNETLAETVALAHDLGHPPFGHAGERVLHALMAEHGEEFDHNSQARRIVTRLEDRYPDFPGLNLTLDTLDGLNKHDRAGQGPPSLEAQLVDAADALAYTAHDLDDGLRSGLITPGQLAELPLWRDLLARVPTTSPDLTERDRRTLHRELLGWLITDLTGASEVAISASGVGSAEDARAHTGPDGGRLITYSDPMRALLRETGVFLREHLYRHWRVEMQVEQATRVLTTLFTAFLARPSMLPPQARARAEEDGLPRAVCDFIAGMTDRYATETYAAITPPPAAPNWSR